The sequence ATgtgtcaagtaacagacatctcaacatcaattgttcagaggagactgtgtgaatcaggccttcatggtcgaattactgcaaagaaaccactactaaaggacaccaataagaagaagagacttgcttgggccaagaaacgagcaatggacatgagaccggtggaaatctgtcttttggtcggATGAGCCCAAATtggagatttctggttccaaccgccgtgtctttgtgagatgcagagtaggtgaatggatgatttctgcatgtgtgattcccactaTGAAGcgtggaggtgtgatggtaattTGTTGgcgacactgtcagtgatttatttagaattcaaggcacagttaaccagcatggctaccacagcattctgcaacaatacgccatcccatctggtttgcgcttattgggactatcatttgtttttcaacaggacaatgacgcaacacacctccaggctgtgtaatggctatttgaccaagaaggagagtgacggagcactgcatcagatgacctggcctcaaacAATCCCccggcctcaacccaattgaatggTTTGGGatcagttggaccgcagagtgaaggaaaagcagtcaacaagtgctcagcatatgtgggaattccttcaagactgttggaaaagcattccaggtgaagctcgttgagagaacgccaagagtggctactttaacaaatcaaaatatattttagattcttcaaacacttttgatgtcttaactattctacaaaatagtaaaaaaaaataaaaacctttgaatgaggtggtgtccaaacttctgactggtactgtatgtaaattagatttctgcaaaaaaatgtaaatgcgcAAAAATTTCGACAAAcattttcactttgccattatggggtagatgggtgagaaatgtaagccattttgaattcaggatgtaCCACAAaggaatagtttctgaaggcactgtaccacaAATGCCTCATTTGCTAAGTTCGCTGTATTATACAGTGCTCTCCATTACTCTGTCTGTATGATCATTAGCACAGTAAACTTTATCCCAATTCTAGCTCCAAGACAGATGCAATTTGAAAAAACCTAGAGTGCTGATTTATTGGCACACTGAACCATGTTGGGCACCATAGTTTAAAAACTGTGGGTAGTGCTAGAGGTCGTCACCTGTTACCACAGCAACTAAATCAAACCCCACAATTCATCTTAAAATATGATTTTaagcctaaccttaaatgaagaccaaaaagcaaatgttcatgaatttttacaatatagtcATAATTGGCTATATATGAATACTCCTTGCAACATTTTCAGGGGAcccgttttggctcgtgagcacaactttcaaaactactggctagAATTATAAAAAAACCTCTGTTGTATTACTAAATTAGTTATAATTCAAATTATTTAGATATTATCGATAGAGGACACAGCTTGTAAATTCTAGGTAGTTTTTCCATGAACATACCACCATTCCAGGGCATCAGTCACCTGAATAGGGCCTGCCACATACACATTTCTTTAGCCTGGATCAATGTTTGTAAAACGACTAAGGCAGGGAGAGCGCTGTCTAAGTCTTCTCTTACACTTTGGACTCTTTCTCtgaaccccctccctccctctgcactTTAACCCGTGCTAGCAATGACTTTCAAGTCTAAGGGCTAAATTCAATCAGATGGTGTCAGAGGTGgtactgtgttagagctgtcaaatccacatgCGGCTCCTTGCGTTACCGTACCACAGACAATGCGATTGGATGCAACGAAACCACCCGACTTTATAATCCCGCAGCTGCGCTAGAAGTTCATGCAGCCTTGTTAAATTCAAACACTCGAATTAGACTGAGGCATGTTTTCATTCATTTGGATGGGGGGATTTATAGCCTAACATCAAtggtttgacattttagtcatttctaTCATCGATAGAGCCTACACTTCTATCGCCGTTTAACTTCTAACATGGTTGGGTTGAGGGAATTGTTTGACACGAGCAGCTGTTCACCGATTTGTCAGCTCATACCGCAGTTACACATCCAAACCCGCCACAAAATCTGCTATGCAGATGTCGGCAAACAGGTTAATGCTCGATCTGATTGAATCAAGCCGTAAAGCATAGAAAAATGCAGACAGAAGTGGGGAAATTAGCTAACAATAGTAGTAATTAACTAAAATATGCATTATTGCTAATGGTCTTGAAATGATCTTAAACTGAGACACAGaattaaatataaaatgtattaagtaaAATGTACAATAGTTGGTTAGCCTATGCAACTGCTCAAATATATACTTTTTATTCCACTCTTTGAGACTGGAAAATATTTTAAGTAGGTACTTTTTCTGAACATGTGAAAACATTCAAATACAAAACAAATCTTCAAGACTTGAACGTTTGGTTTAGAATGGTGATTACTCCCGTTTAGAACATCCCCCTCAGTCCACTCCGTCTCAAGCCCATGCCTCCTGAGTTACCATAGAAACCGCCGCCGCGGCCTAAAACCAACCAGGAAATAAATCCAGAAATGGCAttaaacattgattcaaccattgTTGTCTGAGTGTTTTCTGAAATACAGGCAGATGGGAGAAGAAACTTACCCATTTCAGATGCTCCACTAGCAGTTGAGTTTAAGAAGAGCTCAATGTATCGATGTTCTGcagaacaaaaataaataaatccccttcaattttttttttatattttatgctTCATTTTGAGAGTGGGGTAATCATAACAGGGTAAAACAAAGTAGGGATACACGTACGCATGTGATTCTTGTCCTTCGACATAGCTGAAACAGCATCTTCATGAGACCTAAACTCAACATCAGCCTCGCCTGTGGATTTTCCATTTGGTCCAAAGTCGATATGAACTCGCACAGGAGTCAATGGGGAGAAGAACTAAACCAaaaaggcacacacatacacaccaaagAGTAAGGGGCTGCTCTGACCCCCATGATTGGATACATTCAAGTTACATAATTGGACTGTGAATATTTACTTTAAAATGTGTTGACATCATTGGAAAGAGAAATGGGAGTGATTATGGTTACTAGAGAAATGTGATTCTTACATTGGCTATGTCTCCCTCAGTGGCACGGAAAGGCAGGCCCCTCATGTGTACAAAATGGCCACTGTGGAAGCCGCTGTGGGAGGTGCTGTGGGAGCTATGATCACCTGCACCACCGTAGCCATGGCCACCTATAGCTGCAAGCCAAGCACAGAATACATTTTCCTGAGAAGGAAACGCAGGCACACCTTCAGTGtgacattaaaaaggaaagagcATATCTTACCTCTTCCTCTATCGCCCCTTATTCGGTCATCAAACATGCCATTGCCAAAACAGTAATTACTGAAGCCATTGTAGTTGTCAAATCCGCCATAGCCTACGTGAACAGACACAGAGAATAGGGAATCAATGATCATCTTTTCAGACCATTGGCCATCCTCAATCCAGTCCATTCTCAAACACTAAACTGACTTCACTAACCAAAACTATTGCACATACCCCCACTGTAGCCTCCTCCACGCATTTGGTCCAAAAGAGCACCCCCTCGTCCTGGACCAGGGAAGAACCCACCTCGCTCCATCATGGGCCTGTCGTAGGGACTGGGTCTCTGCCCCATCATCCTTCTGGGGAGCTCATAGTAAGCCCGGATCTCATTCCGGCTGCTCTTAAAGATTTCTATGTACCTGAATGGGTTTAAATGCAGGTGGGGTTATGACAAGAACACTACATGGGACAATAGCCATAAGGAAAACATCAGCAGACAAGACATTGTGCATGATTTCATATGGGCAACTTTATCTAAGCCAAATAGTTGGGGTCAAACAGATAGCTTTATTGTACATCTAGAGGGGCAAGGAATAATATAATTTATTCATTTTAGCAATAGCAGTAACAATATGGCACAGCTTTCACATAAACTGCTAATATTGCAGCAGGTTTTTACTTTGCACTTTCATCATGATGCAGTATTAGAAGGCACTCTGACATAAATAGCCTAGTTCCCACAATTCAGCTATTAACAGCTCTATGGTGGTACTGTCAAACAATATCTATTGTACTGTCAAGGCTCTCAATTGTGCAGCACTGATCTTAATTCCCTTTTCCCCATTGCACTGCTTGACAAATAAATTCAATGGAAGACAATGCCCAGATTAAGCATGGTAACTGTCcaagtaacaaaacaaaaaaagtattCAAAGTGTGATTTATGAATGATCATACCATCTTTAACTTATAGGAAAGATGCATGACCCCCCGCCCCATATTAGTCATAAAATTAATACCCAGCCCAGACTTTCCGTCCCCACCTGTGCCCTATTCTTTCCTTGTGTTTCCCCAGTGCCTTTTCTGCTATCTCCTTTGAGGCAAACTGCACGAAGGCTTCCCCTGTGCTCCTCCCCTGGTAGTCCATCGGCAATGTTATCCCATTTGGCACGATTTTCAACCCTTTAACCCAAGGACAAATAACCCCACAAGGGGAGACATGTTAAAAGCTGCAACATTCCCATAtgtacaaaagaaaaaccctttcCGCTTTTATTTGACTATTTCAATGTGATATCTCTTAGTATTAGACACACCAAAAGACCCAAGAACAAACATACTGCTGAACTTTATTCATGAACACATTGACTTCATGTTATTCAAAGAACAGTAACATCAGAGCAGCATCATGCCATCCAGAAGATGTGGTGACTTTGCATGTGGTTTTATAAACAGATATTTGTACATTTGTGTGCATGTATGTTATTGAACAATAAGAGATTGAATATCATGCTATACTAAGTCACCACATTCTTATAAAGCCAAATACGGATTTAATTATGTTTATTGTATTTGCTTGTCATGCACTTACTTGAATGCCTGAAAACTCTAATCCAGCAATAGGCCTGTTTTTGCATTCATAGTTTAAGTAAAGTAACACTATGTATGTACCTGCAAAGAACTGCACTATCTCCTCCTTACTGCAGCCAAAAGGAAGTCCCCGGAGACGTATCATACACCCGCTGCAGCTGTCGTAGTCAGTAGGGCCGCTGCGTTTCAACACCCAGTCCATCTCGCTACGGTTTGACTTGAAAACTACAAGACCGGACAGGAACGGCAAGGATTGACATTAAGGTCTGAAAGGTACTCGGTCACTGGGCAAGTTTTGGGGTTTTTTTGGTTGCCCGTCATGGGTATTTTTTGGTTGCCGAAGACTATGATCACTTGCCCGAAAGTATAAAATTATCTATTTTCACAAACACACTGGGGAGGAATCAGAAAGACCAGACTACTGAAATACTTTGTATTTTGGTTATCatcagtaaaaaataataaaatcacCTGCCCAATGGGGCAACCTCTGAGCAGGCTCAACTTGTGCAACTGCTCAGGTCACTTGTCCCGGACAACCCTTAATGTCAATCCTTGAGCGGGCAACGTCAGTAATAATATACTGAATCACAACTAGCTGACTGATTGATAAGTCTAAATGTGACGACAGACAGATTAGAGATCTGTCAGACAAAATACCTTCAATATAGCGATGACCCATGTGTTTCCTATCCTTTGCTATGGCTTTTTTAAAATCCTCTGCTGATTTCAGCTCCACGAAAGCTTCTCCACTGGGCCTTCCTTCTTTGGAAAACGTGAAGCACACTCCATTCACTTTCCCGACGATGTTACAATCTGCAAGCCATACACAAGATTAACTTCATTGGTGCCTTCTTTATTGACCAGCCAGGTGCAAACAAACGATAAAGTGACTATTGAATGCCACCACTTTCAGTTTTATGAACGTGGCCTACTCACCAGAGAAGAACCCTGCCACCTCTTCCTGGGTGCAGGACCAAGGCAAGCCCCGAATTCTCACCACATACCCATCATCATTCACAGACATAGTCTCTTCCTCTGGACCATGGTTAAAAAGGGCAATACAAGTCCTCATTAACGTTAGCAATACTGTGCATAAAACTTACAACCTCACTAAAGTACTAGCTAGGCCTACATGTGGAATTACATTTCCTAGTAATTAAcatgagctagctaacgttaattgtTAACTAGTTAAACCAGCTAATGTTAGTTGTTTGCCTCAAGGTCGATT comes from Salmo trutta chromosome 18, fSalTru1.1, whole genome shotgun sequence and encodes:
- the hnrnph3 gene encoding heterogeneous nuclear ribonucleoprotein H3 isoform X1 — its product is MRTCIALFNHGPEEETMSVNDDGYVVRIRGLPWSCTQEEVAGFFSDCNIVGKVNGVCFTFSKEGRPSGEAFVELKSAEDFKKAIAKDRKHMGHRYIEVFKSNRSEMDWVLKRSGPTDYDSCSGCMIRLRGLPFGCSKEEIVQFFAGLKIVPNGITLPMDYQGRSTGEAFVQFASKEIAEKALGKHKERIGHRYIEIFKSSRNEIRAYYELPRRMMGQRPSPYDRPMMERGGFFPGPGRGGALLDQMRGGGYSGGYGGFDNYNGFSNYCFGNGMFDDRIRGDRGRAIGGHGYGGAGDHSSHSTSHSGFHSGHFVHMRGLPFRATEGDIANFFSPLTPVRVHIDFGPNGKSTGEADVEFRSHEDAVSAMSKDKNHMQHRYIELFLNSTASGASEMGRGGGFYGNSGGMGLRRSGLRGMF
- the hnrnph3 gene encoding heterogeneous nuclear ribonucleoprotein H3 isoform X2, producing the protein MSVNDDGYVVRIRGLPWSCTQEEVAGFFSDCNIVGKVNGVCFTFSKEGRPSGEAFVELKSAEDFKKAIAKDRKHMGHRYIEVFKSNRSEMDWVLKRSGPTDYDSCSGCMIRLRGLPFGCSKEEIVQFFAGLKIVPNGITLPMDYQGRSTGEAFVQFASKEIAEKALGKHKERIGHRYIEIFKSSRNEIRAYYELPRRMMGQRPSPYDRPMMERGGFFPGPGRGGALLDQMRGGGYSGGYGGFDNYNGFSNYCFGNGMFDDRIRGDRGRAIGGHGYGGAGDHSSHSTSHSGFHSGHFVHMRGLPFRATEGDIANFFSPLTPVRVHIDFGPNGKSTGEADVEFRSHEDAVSAMSKDKNHMQHRYIELFLNSTASGASEMGRGGGFYGNSGGMGLRRSGLRGMF